From a region of the Marinomonas mediterranea MMB-1 genome:
- a CDS encoding class I SAM-dependent methyltransferase, with the protein MNFNPPSQLLERSLDQFQGKVLVANPEDDFPLLLSRQSDVSAWCQSHAVFERLSGLGMDDTALQFSAYWESNDAAEQFDHVVVYQPKAKEFLTYLLACVLPALKTGGFLWLVGDNKSGVKSSVKKLEAPLSSVGKFDGAKHCLLYQAQKTEAAQDFVFSDWITRWEQDIAGQTFTLCSIPGVFGHGKLDKGTALLLEQLEKHRFMSGVNQARILDFGCGDGVISMWLHKRTGANVTSLDDSALALKATELTFAENDATDSLTTIASNGLKHVKGRFNYVVTNPPFHTGINTDYSIAERFFIGVKQHLTLNGELFVVANDFLRYSPLLDAALGGHTRLERDRGFAVYHARQPKK; encoded by the coding sequence ATGAACTTTAATCCCCCGAGCCAATTGCTTGAGCGTTCCTTAGATCAATTTCAAGGAAAAGTATTGGTCGCAAACCCAGAAGACGACTTTCCTCTATTGTTATCGCGTCAAAGCGATGTGTCGGCTTGGTGTCAGTCACACGCTGTCTTCGAGCGCTTGAGTGGTCTTGGAATGGACGACACAGCGCTGCAATTTTCGGCCTATTGGGAAAGCAATGACGCCGCAGAGCAGTTTGATCATGTTGTCGTTTACCAACCTAAAGCGAAAGAGTTCCTCACTTACTTGCTTGCCTGTGTCTTGCCTGCTCTTAAAACAGGCGGCTTTCTATGGTTAGTGGGCGACAATAAGAGTGGCGTAAAGTCCTCCGTTAAAAAACTGGAAGCGCCGCTTTCCTCAGTCGGTAAATTCGATGGCGCAAAACATTGCTTGTTGTATCAAGCACAGAAAACCGAAGCGGCTCAAGACTTTGTGTTCTCGGATTGGATAACGCGCTGGGAGCAAGACATTGCTGGGCAAACTTTTACGCTTTGTAGCATTCCTGGCGTATTTGGTCACGGTAAATTAGACAAAGGTACTGCGTTACTATTGGAACAGCTTGAAAAACATCGATTTATGTCGGGCGTCAATCAAGCGCGTATTTTGGACTTTGGTTGTGGTGATGGTGTCATCTCTATGTGGCTCCACAAGCGCACAGGCGCCAATGTAACGTCACTGGATGATAGTGCCTTAGCCCTAAAAGCAACCGAGCTGACGTTTGCCGAGAATGACGCAACGGACTCTCTGACGACAATTGCATCGAATGGCTTGAAGCACGTGAAGGGACGCTTTAACTATGTTGTGACCAACCCGCCATTTCATACAGGCATTAATACGGACTACAGTATTGCAGAACGCTTCTTTATTGGTGTGAAGCAACACCTCACCCTAAACGGTGAGCTTTTTGTTGTTGCTAATGATTTCCTACGCTACTCACCTTTGCTAGATGCTGCGTTGGGAGGCCATACTAGATTAGAGCGCGATAGAGGCTTCGCGGTATACCACGCGAGACAGCCCAAAAAGTAG
- a CDS encoding DUF3750 domain-containing protein has translation MKRVVLLALAGMMLSACSNDNWRTASREPAGIAADPNTTDDAIIEVYAADAFSWRGWFAVHTWIATKAKGADHYQVYEVVGWRVKRGLPALSHYQTKTPDRYWFGAKPDKVLSVQGTKAEQLIPKVAAAIDVYPWANEYRLFPGPNSNTFPAWVGLQVPELGLSMSFRAIGSGYAD, from the coding sequence ATGAAGCGGGTTGTATTATTGGCTTTAGCTGGAATGATGTTAAGTGCCTGTTCCAATGATAATTGGCGAACGGCAAGTCGTGAGCCTGCAGGTATTGCCGCAGACCCTAATACGACGGACGATGCTATTATTGAAGTATACGCTGCGGATGCCTTCAGTTGGCGAGGGTGGTTTGCAGTACATACATGGATTGCGACTAAAGCCAAAGGTGCTGACCATTACCAAGTATACGAAGTCGTTGGCTGGCGGGTGAAACGAGGGCTACCGGCTCTCAGTCATTATCAGACAAAAACACCAGATCGATATTGGTTTGGTGCAAAACCTGACAAAGTACTCTCGGTTCAAGGTACTAAGGCTGAGCAACTTATTCCTAAAGTCGCTGCGGCAATCGATGTTTACCCTTGGGCAAATGAATATCGCCTTTTCCCTGGACCAAACAGCAATACATTTCCAGCGTGGGTCGGCTTGCAAGTGCCAGAGTTGGGCTTAAGCATGTCGTTTAGGGCAATTGGCAGTGGTTATGCGGACTGA
- a CDS encoding YheV family putative zinc ribbon protein has product MTTKRFIAGAVCPRCSEMDKIRAWRDDEEEKQYRECVACGYQDEQSTKVQAQPVEIPTRVNDPHATPPQAEATVINFIPNPGTTKH; this is encoded by the coding sequence ATGACGACGAAACGCTTTATTGCAGGGGCAGTATGCCCACGTTGCAGTGAAATGGATAAGATCCGTGCATGGAGAGACGACGAGGAAGAAAAGCAATACAGAGAATGTGTTGCTTGTGGCTATCAGGATGAGCAATCCACTAAAGTACAAGCTCAGCCGGTAGAAATTCCGACAAGAGTGAACGACCCACATGCGACGCCACCTCAAGCCGAAGCGACGGTGATCAACTTTATTCCGAATCCAGGAACAACAAAGCACTAA
- the prlC gene encoding oligopeptidase A, with protein sequence MSESVWSATTLPQFTKVDPSKIESQLDAILEKNRSALAECLENIDKPSWDNLIMVLDELDDELSQFWSPVSHLNSVQNTPEIREAYNACIPKLTQYYTEIGQNRALYDAYKALEASDSAATHSQAQKESLKQAIRGLELSGVGLDGEKKERYSEISQRLSELTTKFGENVLDATQAWSKLITDETELAGLPDSALAQAKQMAEAKGHDEGWLFTLDFPSYMPVLSYSDNAALREEMYTAYATRASELSNDGQYDNRPLIDEILSLRHEQAQVLGFENYAELSVATKMADSGDQVIDFLTDLASKSKPSAELDLKQLKEFAKEEHGLDDLNAWDLGYYSEKLRQHKYAISQEALRPYFPINKVLGGLFHVAETLFDIDIREESGFDTYHKDVQMFTIAKNGQDVARFYLDPFAREGKRGGAWMDECRVRRRLSDNQLQLPVAYLVCNFTPPIGDKPALLTHNEVTTLFHEFGHGIHHMLTQVEVPSVSGINGVAWDAVELPSQFMENWCWEPEALAYIASHHESGEPLPKDLLDKMLAAKNFQSAMQIVRQLEFSLFDFRIHKEYKAGLNVQTVISDVRATVSVTTPPAFNRFQNSFSHIFAGGYAAGYYSYKWAEVLSADAFSKFEEDGIFNTETGAHFRDTILANGGSQPAADLFKAFRGREPSVDALLRHSGIAA encoded by the coding sequence ATGTCTGAGTCCGTCTGGAGCGCGACTACCCTGCCTCAGTTTACAAAAGTCGATCCCTCTAAAATCGAATCGCAACTTGATGCTATTTTAGAAAAGAATCGATCAGCTCTCGCCGAGTGTCTAGAAAACATAGACAAACCGAGTTGGGATAACTTGATCATGGTATTGGATGAACTGGATGATGAACTCAGTCAGTTCTGGTCTCCAGTCAGCCACCTTAATTCAGTGCAGAATACGCCTGAAATTCGAGAGGCTTACAATGCATGTATTCCTAAACTCACTCAATACTATACGGAAATTGGTCAAAACCGCGCTTTGTACGATGCTTATAAAGCCCTTGAAGCGAGCGACTCAGCAGCGACCCATTCTCAGGCTCAAAAAGAATCGCTGAAGCAAGCCATTCGAGGTTTAGAATTATCGGGCGTCGGCTTAGACGGCGAGAAAAAAGAACGCTACAGCGAAATCAGCCAACGTCTGTCGGAACTAACGACCAAATTTGGTGAGAATGTCTTAGACGCTACTCAGGCCTGGTCTAAACTGATTACGGATGAAACGGAGTTAGCGGGCCTTCCTGATTCTGCATTGGCTCAAGCAAAACAAATGGCCGAAGCAAAAGGTCATGACGAAGGGTGGCTGTTCACTTTGGATTTCCCATCTTATATGCCCGTGTTAAGTTACTCTGACAATGCCGCACTACGAGAAGAAATGTATACCGCCTATGCGACCCGAGCATCAGAGCTAAGCAACGATGGTCAGTATGACAATCGTCCACTAATCGATGAGATTCTCTCTCTGCGTCATGAACAAGCACAGGTGCTTGGTTTTGAGAATTACGCGGAACTCTCAGTGGCAACAAAAATGGCGGACAGCGGTGATCAAGTGATTGATTTTCTTACTGACCTTGCATCAAAGTCAAAACCTTCCGCTGAATTGGATCTCAAACAACTGAAAGAGTTTGCGAAAGAAGAACACGGTTTAGATGACTTAAACGCTTGGGACTTAGGCTACTACTCTGAGAAACTACGCCAGCATAAATACGCGATCTCCCAAGAAGCATTACGCCCTTACTTTCCGATCAACAAGGTACTCGGAGGTCTATTCCACGTCGCCGAAACCCTGTTTGATATCGACATTCGCGAAGAGTCAGGCTTTGATACTTATCATAAAGACGTTCAGATGTTTACCATTGCAAAGAACGGTCAAGATGTCGCTCGTTTCTATTTAGATCCATTCGCTCGTGAAGGAAAACGTGGCGGTGCATGGATGGACGAATGTCGTGTCCGTCGCCGCTTAAGCGACAACCAGTTGCAACTCCCAGTGGCTTACTTAGTCTGTAACTTTACGCCACCAATTGGTGATAAGCCTGCCCTTCTGACTCACAACGAAGTCACTACACTGTTCCATGAATTTGGTCATGGTATTCACCACATGCTGACTCAAGTGGAAGTGCCCTCTGTATCGGGCATTAATGGCGTAGCGTGGGATGCCGTCGAGTTGCCGAGTCAATTTATGGAAAACTGGTGCTGGGAACCAGAAGCCCTAGCGTATATCGCGTCTCACCATGAATCAGGTGAGCCACTGCCAAAAGACCTGCTTGATAAGATGCTAGCCGCTAAGAACTTTCAGTCTGCGATGCAAATAGTCAGACAACTTGAATTCTCTCTCTTCGATTTTAGAATTCATAAAGAGTATAAAGCGGGTCTGAACGTTCAAACTGTCATCTCTGATGTCCGTGCAACCGTATCAGTAACAACGCCACCAGCGTTCAATCGTTTTCAAAATAGTTTCTCTCATATTTTTGCTGGGGGTTATGCCGCGGGATACTACAGTTACAAGTGGGCAGAAGTTTTGTCGGCTGACGCCTTTTCGAAGTTTGAAGAAGACGGTATTTTTAATACTGAAACAGGTGCTCACTTCCGTGATACCATATTGGCAAATGGCGGTTCTCAACCTGCGGCAGATCTTTTCAAAGCTTTCCGCGGCCGCGAGCCAAGCGTCGACGCACTACTAAGACACAGTGGCATCGCCGCATAA
- a CDS encoding gamma carbonic anhydrase family protein gives MVMKAFRGHTPTLGARVWVDDSAVVIGDVEIGEDSSVWPLVAIRGDMHRIRIGKRTSIQDNSCLHITHGSTYNPDGFPLEIGDDVTVGHMAMLHGCTIGNKVLVGMGSTILDGAVIEDEVIVGAGSLVPPGKRLESGYLYLGSPAKQARALTEKEIEYFRYSGLNYVKLKDEYLAEAASSN, from the coding sequence ATGGTAATGAAAGCATTCCGAGGTCATACACCTACTCTAGGAGCGCGTGTATGGGTTGATGACAGTGCCGTAGTTATAGGCGATGTGGAAATTGGCGAAGACAGCTCAGTGTGGCCTTTGGTTGCGATACGAGGCGACATGCATCGCATCCGTATCGGCAAGCGTACCAGTATTCAGGACAACTCTTGTTTACACATAACTCATGGCAGCACGTACAACCCCGATGGTTTCCCTTTAGAGATCGGAGATGATGTCACTGTGGGTCATATGGCCATGCTTCATGGTTGTACGATTGGCAACAAAGTATTGGTGGGTATGGGTTCAACTATATTAGACGGCGCCGTAATTGAAGACGAGGTCATAGTCGGAGCGGGCTCTTTAGTTCCCCCAGGCAAGCGTCTTGAATCAGGGTACTTATATTTAGGATCACCAGCAAAGCAAGCCCGCGCTTTAACCGAAAAAGAAATAGAATACTTTAGATACAGTGGCCTTAACTACGTCAAATTAAAAGACGAATACCTTGCCGAAGCCGCGTCATCGAACTAA